One genomic region from Desulfovibrio porci encodes:
- the secA gene encoding preprotein translocase subunit SecA yields MFGFLFKKIFGSKNERYLRRLRPQVQRINALEPEMQQLEDADFAARISRYKKDVQEGGKSLDALLPEVFALVREASRRVLGMRHYDVQLIGGMVLHKGKIAEMKTGEGKTLVATLAVVLNALSGKGVHVVTVNDYLASRDAAWMGKLYSFLGLSTGVIVHGLDDAERKAAYNADITYGTNNEFGFDYLRDNMKFYADQLVQRGHNFAIVDEVDSILIDEARTPLIISGASEESVGMYRTVDDIVRQLTPEHYTIDEKARTAMLTDAGALRCEELLKLDNLFDPANITAQHHVLQSLKAHQVFKRDVDYIVQDDQVVIVDEFTGRLMAGRRYSDGLHQALEAKEHVTVAAENQTLASITFQNYFRLYDKLSGMTGTADTEAVEFQQIYNLEVISIPPNRPMIRKDYPDLIFRSRKEKFDAIAAAIAELHQKEQPVLVGTISIETSEMLSQRLTKLGIPHNVLNAKQHEKEAEIVAQAGQKGKVTIATNMAGRGTDIVLGEGVVELGGLHILGTERHESRRIDNQLRGRSGRQGDPGSSRFYLSLEDDLMRLFGSDRIKGLMEKLGLRDGEAIENAMVTRAVEGAQKRVEAHHFEIRKTLLDYDNVMNQQREVIYTLRRELMVEDDLEPVLNEFMSDVLDDAYGPLDNTAPDDLPDTRRAIMARLREVFNLDRALPENAPLPEREECEKLIRGILDELKADAGESYKDIQRYFLLEELDRCWKEHLRNMDALRDGIGLRGYGQRDPKLEYKREGFDMFQEMLFQIRESVFRALTRVRVQRVSPEEEQARAEAEKEALALEFRHREESSGQLSYSGGGEDEAQPAKGTPAKAAPRVGRNDPCPCGSGKKYKKCCGRDK; encoded by the coding sequence ATGTTCGGTTTTCTTTTCAAGAAGATCTTCGGCAGCAAAAACGAGCGCTATCTGCGCCGCCTCCGCCCCCAGGTGCAGCGCATCAATGCTCTGGAACCCGAAATGCAGCAATTGGAAGACGCGGACTTCGCCGCCCGCATCTCCCGGTATAAAAAAGACGTGCAGGAGGGCGGCAAAAGCCTGGACGCGCTGCTGCCCGAAGTCTTCGCCCTGGTGCGCGAGGCCTCGCGCCGCGTGCTGGGCATGCGCCACTATGACGTGCAGCTGATCGGCGGCATGGTTCTGCACAAGGGCAAGATCGCCGAAATGAAGACCGGCGAAGGCAAAACCCTGGTGGCCACCCTGGCCGTGGTGCTCAACGCGCTGTCCGGCAAGGGCGTGCACGTGGTCACGGTCAACGACTACCTGGCCTCGCGAGACGCGGCCTGGATGGGCAAGCTGTATTCCTTTCTCGGCCTGAGCACCGGCGTCATCGTGCACGGCCTGGACGACGCTGAGCGCAAAGCCGCCTATAACGCGGACATTACCTACGGCACCAATAACGAATTCGGCTTCGACTACCTGCGCGACAACATGAAGTTCTATGCCGACCAGCTTGTGCAGCGCGGCCACAACTTCGCCATCGTGGACGAAGTGGACTCCATCCTCATCGACGAAGCCCGCACGCCGCTGATCATTTCCGGCGCGTCCGAGGAATCCGTGGGCATGTACCGCACGGTGGACGACATCGTGCGCCAGCTCACGCCCGAGCACTACACCATTGACGAAAAGGCCCGCACCGCCATGCTCACGGACGCGGGCGCGCTCCGCTGCGAGGAGCTGCTCAAGCTGGACAACCTCTTTGACCCGGCCAACATCACGGCCCAGCACCACGTTCTGCAATCCCTCAAGGCCCATCAGGTCTTCAAGCGCGACGTGGACTACATCGTGCAGGACGATCAGGTGGTCATCGTGGACGAGTTCACGGGCCGCCTCATGGCCGGACGCCGCTATTCCGACGGTCTGCATCAGGCCCTGGAAGCCAAGGAGCACGTCACCGTCGCCGCGGAAAACCAGACCCTGGCCTCCATCACCTTCCAGAACTATTTCCGCCTCTACGACAAACTTTCGGGCATGACCGGCACGGCGGACACCGAAGCCGTGGAATTCCAGCAGATCTACAATCTGGAGGTCATCTCCATCCCGCCCAACAGGCCCATGATCCGCAAGGATTACCCGGACCTGATCTTCCGCAGCCGCAAGGAAAAATTCGACGCCATCGCGGCGGCCATCGCCGAACTGCACCAGAAGGAACAGCCCGTGCTGGTGGGCACCATTTCCATTGAGACGTCGGAAATGCTCTCCCAGCGCCTGACCAAGCTGGGCATTCCGCACAACGTGCTCAACGCCAAACAGCATGAGAAAGAAGCCGAAATCGTGGCCCAGGCGGGCCAGAAGGGCAAAGTGACCATCGCCACCAACATGGCCGGGCGCGGCACGGACATCGTGCTGGGCGAGGGCGTGGTGGAACTGGGCGGCCTGCACATCCTGGGCACCGAGCGGCACGAGAGCCGCCGCATCGACAACCAGTTGCGCGGCCGTTCGGGCCGCCAGGGCGACCCCGGCTCCTCCCGCTTCTACCTCTCCCTGGAAGACGACCTGATGCGCCTGTTCGGCTCGGACCGGATCAAGGGCCTGATGGAAAAGCTGGGCCTGCGCGACGGCGAGGCCATTGAAAACGCCATGGTCACCCGCGCGGTGGAAGGCGCCCAGAAACGGGTGGAAGCCCACCACTTCGAGATCCGTAAAACCCTGCTGGATTACGACAACGTCATGAATCAGCAGCGCGAGGTCATCTATACCCTGCGCCGCGAGCTGATGGTCGAGGACGATCTGGAGCCGGTGCTCAACGAATTTATGAGCGACGTGCTGGACGATGCCTACGGCCCGCTGGACAATACCGCGCCCGACGATCTGCCCGACACGCGCCGGGCCATCATGGCCCGCTTGCGCGAAGTCTTCAATCTGGACCGCGCGCTGCCCGAAAACGCGCCCCTGCCCGAGCGGGAAGAGTGTGAAAAGCTGATACGCGGCATTCTGGATGAACTGAAAGCCGACGCCGGTGAGAGCTACAAGGACATCCAGCGCTACTTCCTGCTGGAAGAGCTGGACCGCTGCTGGAAGGAACACCTGCGCAACATGGACGCCCTGCGCGACGGCATCGGCCTGCGCGGCTACGGCCAGCGCGATCCCAAGCTGGAGTACAAGCGCGAAGGCTTCGACATGTTCCAGGAAATGCTCTTCCAGATCCGTGAGAGCGTGTTCCGCGCCCTGACCCGCGTGCGCGTGCAGCGGGTCAGCCCGGAAGAGGAACAGGCCCGCGCCGAGGCTGAAAAAGAAGCCCTGGCCCTGGAGTTCCGCCACCGCGAGGAATCGTCGGGCCAACTGTCCTATTCCGGCGGCGGCGAAGACGAAGCCCAGCCGGCCAAGGGCACGCCGGCCAAAGCCGCGCCGCGCGTGGGCCGCAATGATCCCTGCCCCTGCGGCAGCGGCAAGAAGTACAAGAAGTGCTGCGGCCGGGACAAGTAG
- a CDS encoding GNAT family N-acetyltransferase: MKSNEQFEFKKLDAGDFEEFEALLRYAFQVSSYEMSRIGWSDKEMKQSKKPIFDASYVLGWFYKGHLASQIVVYSMEVNIRDRICKMGGVTGVATYPEYTGRGLVHSLIKKSLEHMRREQQYISFLCPYSIPFYRKQGWEIVADKMTFSIKDTQLPKHHAVEGQIERVPAEHEDIRRVYKYFALQQHGVLIRGDLEWEEYWRWESDDIMAAVYYTKEEKPLGYVIYYIENEVFQIKEMIWLTQEAKYGIWNYISAHFSMITKVEGANYTGESIAFQFEDSEIDETIRPNVMARIVDVERFLEEYSFQFEDDKLKLYFRISDPAAPWNNGIFHVSWQDGKTVCEKVDSHGSAPLIEMDIQTLTVMLMGYKRPTYLYNNDRIRMEYYLLPTLESLIPPEKPYFSDYF; this comes from the coding sequence ATGAAAAGCAACGAGCAGTTTGAATTCAAAAAGCTGGACGCCGGTGACTTCGAGGAGTTCGAAGCCCTGCTGCGCTACGCCTTTCAGGTCAGCTCTTATGAAATGTCGCGGATCGGCTGGTCGGACAAGGAGATGAAGCAGTCCAAAAAGCCGATTTTCGACGCCTCCTACGTGCTGGGCTGGTTTTACAAAGGGCATCTGGCCTCGCAGATCGTGGTCTACTCCATGGAGGTCAATATCCGGGACCGGATCTGCAAGATGGGCGGCGTCACCGGCGTGGCCACCTATCCGGAATACACCGGCCGTGGGCTGGTGCACTCCCTGATCAAAAAGAGCCTGGAGCACATGCGCCGGGAGCAGCAGTACATTTCCTTCCTCTGCCCGTATTCCATCCCTTTTTACCGCAAACAGGGCTGGGAAATCGTGGCGGACAAGATGACCTTTTCCATCAAGGACACCCAGCTGCCCAAGCACCACGCCGTGGAAGGCCAGATCGAGCGTGTGCCCGCGGAGCACGAGGACATCCGCCGGGTCTACAAATACTTCGCCCTGCAACAGCACGGCGTGCTGATCCGGGGCGATCTGGAGTGGGAGGAGTACTGGCGCTGGGAGTCCGACGACATCATGGCCGCCGTGTATTACACCAAAGAGGAAAAGCCGCTGGGTTACGTCATCTACTATATTGAGAACGAAGTCTTTCAGATCAAGGAAATGATCTGGCTGACCCAGGAGGCCAAATACGGCATCTGGAACTATATCAGCGCGCATTTTTCCATGATCACCAAGGTGGAGGGGGCCAACTACACGGGCGAGTCCATTGCCTTCCAGTTTGAGGACAGCGAAATAGACGAGACCATCCGGCCCAACGTCATGGCCCGCATTGTGGATGTGGAGCGCTTTCTGGAGGAATATTCCTTCCAGTTCGAGGACGACAAGCTCAAGCTTTATTTCCGCATCAGCGACCCGGCCGCGCCATGGAACAACGGCATTTTCCACGTCTCCTGGCAGGACGGCAAGACCGTCTGCGAAAAGGTGGACAGCCACGGTTCGGCCCCGCTGATCGAAATGGATATCCAGACCCTGACCGTCATGCTCATGGGCTACAAAAGGCCCACCTATCTCTATAACAACGACAGAATCCGCATGGAATATTATCTGCTGCCCACCCTGGAAAGCCTTATCCCGCCGGAAAAACCGTATTTTTCGGATTATTTCTGA
- a CDS encoding DsbA family protein: MSHFLYLSDVFCPWCYGFAPVMQRLAAEHPDLPVRVLGGDLVGQATTLTEMKAGSPNLRDFFVRLEKTTAQPVGGFLAALDADRPLRMYSPDAAVLLAALKRLAPGHELAQMECLQQLLYRAGRDVLSADVREATAARWNVDPLLLERALDDPAVREAAEKETREAAALMGEFKLYPTLYLVRDDGRSLLARGYASYATTAARLEAALSGNSAGFAGGGACSLDGTCHI; encoded by the coding sequence ATGTCCCATTTTCTGTATCTTTCCGATGTGTTCTGTCCGTGGTGCTATGGTTTCGCACCCGTCATGCAGCGTCTGGCCGCCGAACATCCGGACCTGCCGGTGCGCGTGCTCGGCGGGGATCTGGTGGGCCAGGCCACGACGCTGACGGAGATGAAGGCCGGGTCCCCGAACCTGCGGGACTTTTTCGTCCGTCTGGAAAAAACCACCGCCCAGCCTGTGGGCGGTTTTCTGGCGGCTCTGGACGCTGACCGGCCCCTGCGCATGTATTCGCCGGACGCGGCCGTGCTGCTGGCGGCCTTGAAGCGTCTTGCGCCGGGGCATGAGCTGGCCCAGATGGAGTGCCTGCAGCAGCTCCTGTACCGCGCGGGCCGCGACGTGCTTTCCGCCGACGTGCGGGAGGCGACGGCGGCCCGCTGGAATGTGGACCCGCTTCTTCTGGAGCGCGCGCTGGACGATCCCGCCGTGCGGGAGGCCGCCGAAAAGGAAACGCGGGAAGCCGCCGCCCTGATGGGTGAATTCAAACTCTACCCCACGCTCTATCTGGTGCGGGACGACGGGCGCAGTCTGCTGGCGCGGGGCTATGCCTCCTACGCCACGACGGCCGCCCGGCTGGAGGCGGCGTTGAGCGGCAACAGCGCGGGTTTCGCCGGGGGCGGAGCCTGCTCCCTAGACGGAACCTGCCATATCTGA
- a CDS encoding amidohydrolase gives MMRKRSLRHAFSRFAGRAGVLAHVLTLILLLGAGWGARPLAAATVDTLYHNGRIYTLTESMDAAKDPRKAKTVEVVAVRDGRIIFAGSAAQARQQGLFADAAGIVDLHGKTMLPGLVDGHGHFPLQGGYDLFQVNLNSFPLGEMRSIEDYKKALARRCQSAGKGAWVLGWGYDDTLVTEMRHPTRADLDAACPHNPVFVRHVSGHMAVVNSAALAKAAKNELNTVGVDAQSGKLTEPRAMQVVSRHFPPAGPQAAQRGLARANEVYAAAGVTTADCSNIRMLTELPKMQNGILRGNLDLRVVLHPLGYYPTTLASGKTVDSAGWINRAALGWDSGTLSLAGAETAAMTGNNIPFADGRRAVANGSDITRLAMPAYAADKDRNGAPVAVSRGAVTPPAGLAADNRLFLGAWKFTFDGSPQGYTAWMKQPGFYRWGAYTAADSFNKAGFFNGAVGTDNMSPAALETLIALYHGNGQSTQTHTNGSAAAEHWVTALEKAVVRHPQVKDTRDTSIHAQTMELQHIQRLTGNYQDLPGTGPMYTELTGAFTDGKLSPASVGARDITQLSRLMRDQHFFNSYFVTHTYFWGDRHNQIFFGPGRARNMSPVGWSVAYNQPFSFHNDTYITPIAPLRSLQSAVTRTSAHSAIYEGGTLLSGQGHDLKAKALFPPRDPQETGDRTTFAFWNYDHRINALQALHAVTGMPAWQNKLSDRIGSIAPGRLADFTILAEDPLAVAVADPQRLADMRVMATIVGDRPVYGFVPGSEALADAPRASYAQPTEAVVAVVTGTSPMTPAEGQNSIREKTLGAYAFTADVRDGDLAVFQMRFLGNGGPARDMTLLDGGSGIAGTRPLHYSSEAVMADGNWWIASLDAPMLPLRPDDALTMDKMHIAFFVLRDNGPRDRDAQKGGLAGQAVLLTDGPRPGNSGTTR, from the coding sequence ATGATGCGTAAACGCAGCTTGCGGCATGCTTTCAGCCGGTTCGCGGGAAGGGCCGGAGTTCTGGCCCACGTCCTGACCCTGATCCTGCTTCTGGGCGCGGGCTGGGGCGCGCGGCCCCTGGCCGCCGCCACGGTGGACACGCTCTACCACAACGGCAGAATCTACACCCTGACCGAAAGCATGGACGCGGCCAAAGACCCGCGCAAGGCCAAAACCGTGGAGGTGGTGGCCGTCAGGGACGGCAGAATCATCTTTGCCGGTTCCGCCGCCCAGGCCCGGCAACAGGGCCTGTTCGCCGACGCGGCCGGGATTGTGGACCTGCACGGCAAAACCATGCTGCCGGGCCTTGTCGACGGGCACGGACACTTTCCGCTGCAAGGCGGCTACGACCTTTTTCAGGTCAACCTGAACAGCTTCCCTCTGGGCGAGATGCGCTCCATTGAGGATTACAAGAAGGCCCTGGCCCGGCGCTGCCAAAGCGCGGGCAAGGGCGCGTGGGTGCTGGGCTGGGGCTACGACGACACCCTGGTCACGGAAATGCGCCATCCCACCAGAGCGGATCTGGACGCGGCCTGCCCGCACAATCCCGTCTTCGTGCGGCACGTCTCCGGCCATATGGCGGTGGTCAACTCCGCGGCCCTGGCCAAAGCGGCCAAAAACGAACTCAACACCGTGGGCGTGGACGCGCAAAGCGGCAAGCTCACCGAGCCCCGCGCCATGCAGGTGGTCAGCCGTCACTTCCCGCCCGCCGGACCCCAGGCGGCCCAGCGCGGCCTGGCCCGCGCCAATGAAGTCTACGCGGCGGCGGGCGTGACCACGGCGGACTGCTCCAACATCCGCATGCTCACGGAATTGCCCAAGATGCAGAACGGCATCCTGCGCGGCAATCTGGACCTGCGCGTGGTATTGCATCCCCTGGGCTATTATCCCACCACCCTGGCCTCGGGCAAAACCGTGGACAGCGCGGGCTGGATCAACCGCGCGGCCCTGGGCTGGGACAGCGGCACGTTGTCCCTGGCCGGAGCGGAAACAGCGGCCATGACCGGGAACAATATTCCCTTTGCCGACGGCCGCCGGGCCGTGGCCAACGGCAGCGACATCACCCGGCTGGCCATGCCCGCCTACGCGGCGGACAAGGACAGGAACGGCGCGCCCGTGGCCGTGTCCAGGGGCGCCGTCACGCCGCCCGCCGGTCTGGCGGCGGACAACCGCCTCTTTCTCGGCGCCTGGAAGTTCACCTTTGACGGCTCGCCCCAGGGCTACACGGCCTGGATGAAACAGCCCGGCTTTTACCGCTGGGGCGCGTATACGGCCGCCGACAGCTTCAACAAGGCCGGTTTCTTCAACGGGGCCGTGGGCACGGACAACATGTCCCCGGCGGCCCTGGAAACCCTGATCGCCCTCTATCACGGCAACGGGCAGAGCACCCAGACCCATACCAACGGCAGCGCCGCCGCCGAACACTGGGTCACGGCCCTGGAAAAAGCCGTGGTCCGGCATCCGCAGGTCAAGGACACCCGCGACACGTCCATCCACGCCCAAACCATGGAACTGCAGCACATCCAGCGTCTGACCGGCAATTATCAGGATCTGCCGGGCACCGGCCCCATGTACACGGAACTGACCGGAGCCTTTACGGACGGCAAACTTTCCCCGGCAAGCGTGGGCGCCAGGGACATCACGCAACTGAGCCGCCTGATGCGCGACCAGCATTTCTTCAATTCCTACTTTGTGACCCATACCTATTTCTGGGGCGATCGCCACAACCAGATATTCTTCGGGCCGGGCCGCGCCCGGAACATGAGCCCCGTGGGCTGGAGCGTGGCCTACAACCAGCCCTTCAGCTTCCACAACGACACCTACATCACGCCCATTGCGCCGCTGCGCAGTCTGCAATCGGCGGTGACCCGCACCAGCGCCCATTCAGCCATTTATGAGGGCGGCACCCTGCTCAGCGGCCAGGGGCACGATCTCAAGGCCAAGGCGCTCTTCCCGCCGCGCGACCCCCAGGAAACCGGCGACAGGACAACCTTCGCCTTCTGGAACTACGACCACCGGATCAATGCCCTGCAGGCCCTGCACGCGGTCACCGGCATGCCCGCCTGGCAGAACAAGCTCAGCGACCGGATCGGCTCCATCGCGCCCGGCAGGCTGGCGGACTTCACCATTCTGGCCGAGGATCCGCTGGCCGTGGCCGTGGCCGACCCGCAGCGCCTGGCCGACATGCGCGTGATGGCGACCATTGTGGGCGACAGGCCGGTTTACGGCTTTGTGCCCGGCTCCGAAGCGCTGGCCGACGCGCCCCGCGCCTCCTACGCCCAGCCCACGGAAGCCGTGGTGGCCGTGGTGACCGGGACGAGTCCCATGACGCCCGCCGAAGGCCAAAACAGCATCAGGGAAAAAACACTGGGCGCGTATGCCTTCACGGCCGACGTGCGCGACGGTGATCTGGCCGTCTTCCAGATGCGATTCCTGGGCAACGGCGGACCGGCGCGGGACATGACCCTGCTGGACGGCGGCAGCGGGATAGCGGGCACGCGGCCCCTGCACTACAGCTCCGAAGCCGTCATGGCTGACGGCAACTGGTGGATCGCGTCTCTGGACGCGCCCATGCTGCCGCTCAGGCCTGACGACGCCCTGACTATGGACAAGATGCACATCGCCTTCTTCGTGTTGCGGGACAACGGCCCGCGCGACAGGGACGCGCAAAAGGGCGGCCTTGCGGGACAGGCCGTTCTGCTCACGGACGGCCCCCGGCCGGGCAACAGCGGAACAACGAGATAA
- a CDS encoding glycoside hydrolase family 3 N-terminal domain-containing protein — protein MLGSMLMLGFRGTELAPDDPFLAAVRAGKVGHVLLFDRDLPSGGERNIRSPEQLRRLTAALRAAAPGPMFIAVDQEGGRVRRLKPQQGFMDLPSARSMGRGRPAATRALAARLGAELAGLGISVDLAPVADVDSNPDNPAIGKLGRSFSPDPGLTAQHALAFGQGLAQAGIIPALKHFPGQGGAQRDSHLGLTDISRCWDGGGDLLPYAEAFSQGWPGMVMVGHLFHAGLDPEHPATLSKMVVTGLLRQGLGWRGVVISDDMQMKAITGHYGLEQAMLLAVQAGVDILVFGNNLQWDPDLPEKAHATLRRLVDSGRISPERIRASWERIRALHAAYAR, from the coding sequence ATGCTCGGCTCCATGCTGATGCTGGGTTTTCGCGGCACGGAACTTGCGCCGGACGATCCCTTTCTGGCGGCGGTGCGCGCGGGCAAGGTGGGACATGTCCTGCTGTTCGACCGCGACCTGCCCAGCGGCGGAGAGCGCAACATCCGTTCCCCCGAGCAGCTCCGCCGTCTGACGGCCGCGCTGCGCGCCGCCGCCCCCGGTCCCATGTTCATTGCCGTGGATCAGGAAGGAGGCCGCGTCAGGCGGCTCAAGCCGCAACAGGGTTTTATGGACCTGCCTTCGGCCCGGAGCATGGGGCGGGGGCGCCCGGCGGCCACCAGAGCTTTGGCCGCGCGGCTGGGCGCGGAACTGGCCGGGCTGGGCATTTCCGTGGACCTTGCGCCCGTGGCGGACGTGGACAGCAATCCGGACAATCCGGCCATCGGCAAGCTGGGGCGCAGCTTCAGCCCGGACCCCGGGCTGACGGCGCAGCATGCCCTGGCTTTCGGGCAGGGGCTGGCTCAGGCCGGGATCATTCCCGCGCTCAAGCATTTCCCCGGCCAGGGCGGCGCGCAACGCGATTCGCATCTGGGCCTCACCGACATCAGCCGCTGCTGGGACGGCGGCGGCGATCTGCTGCCCTATGCGGAGGCCTTCAGCCAGGGCTGGCCGGGCATGGTCATGGTGGGGCATCTGTTTCATGCCGGGCTTGACCCCGAGCATCCGGCCACGCTGTCGAAGATGGTGGTCACCGGCCTGCTGCGCCAGGGGCTGGGCTGGCGGGGCGTGGTCATCAGCGACGACATGCAGATGAAGGCCATCACCGGGCACTACGGCCTGGAGCAGGCCATGCTGCTGGCAGTGCAGGCGGGGGTGGACATCTTGGTTTTCGGCAACAATCTGCAATGGGATCCCGATCTGCCCGAAAAAGCGCACGCAACACTGCGCCGCCTGGTGGACAGCGGCAGGATTTCGCCGGAACGCATCCGGGCGTCGTGGGAGCGGATACGCGCGCTGCATGCGGCCTACGCGCGTTAA
- a CDS encoding PHP domain-containing protein, with product MKLIDLHTHTLASDGTDSPSALVEKAHAAGLVAVAVTDHDTVAGLDEAEEAGRDLGIRVIRGCELSTHTEYGEVHILGLWLPRDASPLEDQLGYLRRKRCERNRGIVEKLRALGLDISLEEVRATAAGSVGRPHIAAVLVAKGYVRDVGQAFRDYLGFYGKAYLPKEVLEPDVAVQLLAGLGATVSLAHPLLQKYPVPWLEGLVEKLSGYGLTAIEAWHSEHSDADTRLCVEWARRFGLGLSGGSDYHGANKPGIRLGVGRGGLRVPLDVLEKLEARRRAHGLPC from the coding sequence ATGAAACTGATTGACCTGCATACCCATACGCTGGCCTCGGACGGTACGGACAGCCCCTCGGCTCTGGTGGAAAAGGCTCATGCGGCGGGTCTGGTCGCCGTGGCCGTAACCGACCACGACACCGTGGCCGGTCTGGACGAGGCCGAGGAAGCCGGGCGGGATCTGGGCATCAGGGTGATACGCGGCTGTGAGCTTTCCACCCATACCGAATACGGCGAAGTGCATATTCTGGGCCTCTGGCTGCCGCGCGACGCCTCTCCCCTTGAGGACCAACTCGGCTATCTGCGCCGGAAACGCTGTGAGCGGAACAGGGGCATTGTGGAGAAACTGCGCGCCCTGGGTCTGGACATCAGTCTGGAGGAAGTGCGCGCCACGGCTGCGGGGAGCGTGGGGCGGCCGCATATCGCGGCCGTGCTGGTGGCCAAGGGCTATGTGCGCGACGTGGGCCAGGCCTTCCGCGACTATCTGGGCTTTTACGGCAAGGCCTATCTGCCCAAGGAAGTGCTGGAACCGGACGTGGCCGTGCAATTGCTGGCCGGTCTGGGCGCGACGGTGAGCCTGGCCCATCCCCTTTTGCAGAAATATCCCGTGCCCTGGCTGGAAGGCCTGGTGGAAAAGCTGTCCGGCTACGGGCTCACAGCCATTGAGGCCTGGCACAGCGAACATTCGGACGCGGACACGCGTCTTTGCGTGGAGTGGGCCCGGCGCTTCGGCCTGGGACTCAGCGGCGGTTCGGATTACCACGGCGCCAACAAGCCCGGCATCCGTCTGGGCGTGGGCCGGGGCGGTCTGCGGGTGCCGCTGGACGTGCTGGAAAAACTGGAGGCGCGTCGCCGCGCGCACGGCCTGCCGTGCTAG
- a CDS encoding Trm112 family protein, protein MPMNTDELLQILACPRCLGSLEALTRDGQTAGFACQACGVVYPVRDEIPIMLVEEAVPRAEWDKGERG, encoded by the coding sequence ATGCCTATGAATACCGACGAATTATTGCAAATCCTGGCCTGTCCGCGTTGTCTGGGCTCTCTGGAAGCCCTGACCCGCGACGGGCAAACCGCGGGCTTCGCCTGCCAAGCCTGCGGGGTGGTCTACCCCGTGCGCGACGAGATCCCGATCATGCTGGTGGAAGAAGCCGTGCCGCGCGCTGAATGGGACAAGGGAGAGCGGGGCTGA
- the yfcE gene encoding phosphodiesterase produces MRLLIASDLHGSLESLRFLLARAHAQRPDLLVLLGDLVYHGPRNPLPEGYNTPTVLKEMADLNDLPCPVTAVRGNCDAEVDLALLPFPVAETAWIDVDGLRIFASHGHHLPERPPLPRMQQGTVILRGHTHVPRGETLDGLHFWNPGSLSLPKGGSPRSYGLYEDGVFRVLDTQDREVLRHQPDGA; encoded by the coding sequence ATGCGCCTGCTCATCGCCTCCGACCTGCACGGCTCGCTGGAAAGCCTGCGCTTTCTGCTGGCCAGGGCTCACGCGCAACGCCCCGACCTGCTGGTGCTGCTGGGCGATCTGGTCTACCACGGTCCGCGCAACCCCCTGCCCGAAGGCTACAATACGCCCACGGTTCTCAAGGAAATGGCAGACCTCAACGACCTGCCCTGCCCCGTCACGGCGGTGCGCGGCAATTGCGACGCCGAGGTGGATCTGGCCCTGTTGCCCTTTCCGGTGGCGGAAACCGCCTGGATCGACGTCGACGGCCTGCGCATTTTCGCCAGCCACGGCCACCATCTGCCCGAGCGCCCTCCCCTGCCGCGCATGCAGCAAGGCACGGTGATTCTGCGCGGGCATACCCACGTGCCGCGCGGCGAAACCCTGGACGGCCTGCATTTCTGGAATCCCGGCTCCCTGTCCCTGCCCAAGGGCGGCTCGCCCCGCAGCTACGGCCTGTACGAGGACGGCGTCTTCCGCGTGCTGGACACGCAAGACCGCGAAGTCCTGCGCCATCAGCCGGACGGGGCGTAA
- a CDS encoding Maf family nucleotide pyrophosphatase, whose protein sequence is MFRLAPGLELILASASPRRRQFLSEWGLPFATARPTGVEPRPEADESPDAYTRRAAQAKALAVERRLDPATRARALILAADTVVALEGDILGKPRDTAHALEMLARLAGRSHEVISAVCLLPPPGWPGGPGELFSDVSRVFFHAWPRSVLAAYARTHEPDDKAGAYAIQGQGAFLAERVEGSWSTVVGLPVTPLVRILLERGLIFPAD, encoded by the coding sequence CTGTTCCGGCTTGCGCCGGGACTGGAGCTGATTCTGGCCTCGGCCTCGCCCCGGCGGCGGCAGTTTCTCTCGGAATGGGGCCTGCCCTTTGCCACGGCCCGTCCCACGGGCGTGGAGCCGCGTCCCGAAGCGGACGAAAGCCCTGACGCCTATACCCGCCGCGCGGCGCAAGCCAAGGCCCTGGCTGTGGAACGCCGTCTCGACCCGGCGACCCGCGCCCGCGCCCTGATTCTGGCGGCGGATACGGTGGTGGCGCTGGAGGGCGACATTCTGGGCAAGCCGCGCGATACGGCCCACGCCCTGGAGATGCTGGCCCGCCTCGCGGGCCGGAGTCATGAGGTCATCAGCGCGGTCTGCCTGCTGCCGCCTCCGGGGTGGCCCGGCGGACCCGGCGAATTGTTCAGTGATGTGAGCCGGGTGTTCTTCCACGCCTGGCCGCGTTCCGTGCTGGCGGCCTACGCCCGCACCCATGAGCCCGACGACAAGGCCGGGGCGTACGCCATTCAAGGCCAGGGAGCCTTTCTGGCGGAACGGGTGGAAGGCTCCTGGAGCACGGTGGTCGGTCTGCCCGTGACGCCCCTGGTCCGCATCCTGCTGGAACGCGGCCTGATTTTCCCGGCTGACTGA